ataagtgcatttgtatgtttaaggcttgtataagtaacacgcattggtttgtactgaagaaaaaaaacatttaataaaatggagagaatatgtacagtactgtagagaaagagagagatttatgtattagaaactggccaaaagaagagacctaatgacaattgcagttttcttctttttttcatcataaatgatgcggtagcactgtatggcatcattcaattgatttgcaaactttgtgcaacgttcaatatttgggtcctgctgctcgatctttctgtttataaatggtactgacagtcgaacgattcaatgcccgtgaaacgctcaccactctcacgcgcatcaagcttcgttattattgccactcgtttcaaatgaaatggcttgcctcttccttgcaactccctcaatagaagcctttagctttttaccaaccatattcaatattggatgcatgagatatttaatgatacaaatgaaaaaggttctttgcacactggagatacatacacgcacttccacattgcaacgaagaagaaggtagatgctgggtgagctgagctctcacagcgccaggcgtcggtattagcggcggaaagaagtactactccaaaaaaggcgaaatacaaaattggacttgcgaacatttttggacttaaacgcaatttgcagacttgttcgtatgtaccgttgttcgtaagttgaatgttcgtaagtaggggagcgtctgtatcacAAAAGCTTTCATTCTTGCAAAATACAAATACGAGCCTTCCTACCCATGCAGAGGGTCCACCGTGAGTGCACAAGGCGAGTCCAGTCCTGTCACCAGTTGGCGTTGCACGGAGCCATCAAGCAGGCTGACAGTAATGCAATCGCTCTCCAAACTGGTCCAGTAGAGAAGATGATGGATCCAGTCCACAGTCAGCCCCGAGACAGGACTGGGAACATTCAGTAACAATGTGGCATCCTGGGCCTTTCCACTAAAGTCGACCCTGAAATGAACCAGAAATCAAATGTATTgaacgttttttcttcttccttgtTTGCATATTCAACTATTTGAATTCTACGCAAGAAAGTcattatatttcaaaaatgggaTTGAATGcatcactttttttaatacatgtaaatatgttttgAGTGTACAAGTCATGATATTAGTGATAGCCTGCACCTTTCACtacagaaataaaacaaatggagTGTTGTATAAATAGGGCCAAAGACTTGTGTATATTTGCTTTGTCTGTGACCACTACCGGATGTAGACCATAAAACGGATTAAGAGAACTCCTAGTGTATTTACAATTGAATGTGACATGATTATTGTGTGTTTTCTTAACTATCAGCACACACTGAAAGATAATGTCTAGGTCTGCAGTGCAAGATTTTCCATTCTAATACCAGTAAATTAACCCCTGTCCTAATGGGGCCAGGTACAGTGTGTTGTTGGAGCCCAAGACTGCCAGAGGCCCAGGTCCTAATTTGTGAACTGCCAATATCCTGGATACCGCACCACCGAGAACAAGCTGAACAACTCCTTGGGACGTGGACACGAGAAGCTGGGCATCTACCCCTGCAGGGACATAAATGGAATTGTTTTATTATCTGTATATTTGTCCAGTTATGTCACTTTCCCAAGAATGGAAAGGTGGAGGGAGCCACTCTATGCACAATTTCAGCGTGCCCGAACAAACATATTACATGTCAATGATTGAATAAACAGGCTGTGCAAGCATATTGCAAATGGCTTAATTTAGTTCAAATACGACACTTTTTCTAAAAATTCAGAACAGAATTTACTTCTGTTGCCAAACTATTTAGAATGTTTCCTATGTGTGTAAAACCGAACATGGAAAATGGTTTTGGAATCAAtatatattctgtttttatttcagtTCAGCACAATGTcccttcattttttcccctgaaaTGGGGTTGTagtttcattcagtcattcattttctgaactgcttctcctcacaagagTGGTATTCGGTCGTTAGGTCACCGGTCttctggtcgcccggaaggttattgataattaccatttaaatcgttgctcaaattccctaaatacaaactgtgaattactatttagtcatacttaatgccctagtaattattaggctaaagaaaagctcaaaatttcccggagttttattgttttttgttggagaacttgttaagaccccgactgacgtagcttcttaaagggacaacgcatgtccatacaaactcttatacactcggctcagtgaaactgctcaaggccattgttggcttttattgatgcgtagaccgtgttgttttaaattgttttgtcgccggtcttttggtcgcccgttgtttgggtccgggcgaccaaaagactgcgaccaaaagtccggcgaccaaaagaccgcacacgcacaagggtcgtggggaggTTGGGGCCTATCCCAAATGACTTCCCCAATAACGCCTGGAATCTTTTAACACTAAAGGTGTCCGACTCAGAAGAGAAAAATACTCATTTGAGCCAAATTTTGAGATTTATATGTTTAGGGTGCGGTCACTTTTGTTAACAGTTTCGACATGAATGGCTGTCTTTCGTTGGGTCATTTTGAGGCACTGACAAATTGATATTATTCCTTGTTGTGAAATATTGTCAACATTGCTCTCAAAAGAGTATGCCAGGAGGATGGGCCACCAGTGGTGAAGTTTACTCCTCACCTTTGGCCTTGCAGTCTCTTCTCATAGGGGTCATGTGATAACCATCGATACAGTCGCAGGCGAGAGTGTCATTGGCGTGAATGCACAACTGGTCGCAAAAGTCGTTCTCCAAGCAAATGTTCAcctctgtgtaaaaaaaaaggaacaattgTGTGAGGATGTACCTCTCAATCTCATCAACTGCTAATGCAGGTTATTGTCATTTTGAAACCTCCATTAGTAAGACTGAACCTACACTATATATAACATGGGTTATCATGCCCTTGCTACATTGGTGAGGcacggtaaaaaaaatgtgtggtcTGACTTTTCAGTTTAGCGGAAGTAGTGCCAAGTAGTGCAAAAGATATCTGGAAAAGATGCAGCATAACTGAAAAGAGAAAAAGTAAAACGCACCTTCGGGGATACAGTTAGACATTTTGCTATTTGAATCTATATATATCCTAAAAAGAGAAGCAAAATTGATGCTAATTTCCATTTCACCTtctattttgcattttatataATAGCATAAAGTCAGAAATTAAATGCCTGGTGTGAACATTAAGTTATTAGACAGCTTACCAAATGAGTGAAAAATTCAAAGACATTTTACCTCTATTTTGAAGAACGACAAATAAGAAAGGTGATGAAGAAATGCTCAGTCGTTTTAGTTTCTTTGAAGTGTTTTCATcagttaaaatgtgtttaaaacatgtaagtgatgatttttttttaaaaagccaacttTACTGACAACAATTATGGACAAATTCTACAGTTATAGTCCTAGCAAAGAGACAAATACAATTTATAAATTGGTCTCACTATAATCTCAGTTTTCACAAATAAAAGGTGGTTCACTGTGTAATGAACCTCTAAATCTTAACCTCACATTGATTTGAGTGACTAACCCACCTTCACAGAAACTATTCCCCACAAGCCTCATGTGGTCAGGACATTCACAGTGGAAACCCATCGTTGTGTCCACGCAGTGATGAGAACAACCTCCATTATTGACCAGACACTCATTTTGTTCTACAAGGACAAAAGTGACATCATTAGCCCttgtggtacacggtcgattggtcgccggtcttttggtcaccgatcttttggtcgccggtcttttggtcgcccggaaggtaagtgataattaccatttaaatcgtcgctcaaattccctaaatacaaactgcaaattactatttagtcatacttaatgccctattaattattaggctaaagaaaagctccaaatgtcccggacttttattgtgttttgttggagaatttgttaagaccctgactgacgtaccttcttaaagggacaacgcatgtccattcaaactcttatacactcacacgtcggctcagggAAACTGCTCATGACCATTGTTGGCTtatattgatgcgtagaccgtgttgttttaccttgttttgtcgccggtctttcggttctcggtcttttggtcgccgccggtcttttggtcgcccgttgtcacggtcggggcgaccaaaagaccgcgaccaaaagaccggcgaccaaaagacggcgaccaaaagaccggcgaccaaaagaccggcgaccaattgaccgcacacgagCCCTTGTAAGGAAGTATTGCACTGGCAGAATGAATGCTGAAGCAGGAACAAACAGGACGTCACATTTCAATACAGAGATCAAATGAGCCAAACAACTTTAGGTTGAATTTCACTTCCAAATAGTGTTGGTAGTGAGAAAAGCAAGGGTCTCAGTAAACTCTCTTGATAACATTCacatcaaaatacagaaaataactGGCTGCACAAATGGAAATACGAGTGAGTTCGTCTACAGATAATAGGAAAATCCACAGCTAGCTAATGTATGCGCATAGTATGCTAAGAAATGCTGGCGACCAATgtgattttaaaatcaatagtCACCCAAGTCTGGCCATTGTGTTAAAGTAGAACAGAAAGAAATCAAGTGTATCCGACAGAGTGACTATGTCTCCCTCTACAGGCCAAATTATCACTCCTAAATTGGTCAAAACTGCAAGAAGTTTCCTACTTAGACTTGTTAAAAATAGAAGCACACATTTACAAGTCATCTCTTACTTACCACAGTTCTTCTCATCGCTGGCATTTGCACAGTCTGCTTTGTTGTCACATCTCCAAGTGTGGAGGATGCATTGGCCGTCACCACAATCAAACTCGGACGCCGAGCATGAGGGATCACGCTGTGGACGACGTGCTCGACGCAAAGCGCAAAACTCCTGGATTTCATCCCGCCCGTCCTTACAGTCCGCATGTCCATCACACAGACGGAGCATATGCAAGCAGCTGTCTGATGGCCCGCAAAATAGGCCAGAGGGGCAACTCGGACAGGAGTCTTCGTCACTTTTATCACCGCAGTCGTCCACTCCGTTACACATTAAATGTGAGGGTAGGCAGCGTCTGCTGTTCAAGCAAGAGAACTCGTCCTCTTGACACCTCAGTTGACCTGCGAGACATTTCCAGCAATAATGCACAACCTTTTAAAGGCCTAACTCTCAGATCAAAACCAACAAACAGCTAAACAATTATTAAGTTATGTAACCTGCAATTAtactaacattttaaaaatacagaaacaaaaaagtgacatttttcaataattgagtaaaattgaaaaatgtcatttttttttgtttctgtatttttaaaatgttagtaTAAGTGCAAGTTACATAACTTAATAATTGTTTAGCTGTTTGTTGGTCTTATGTCGTGCTCTTgaataaa
Above is a genomic segment from Stigmatopora argus isolate UIUO_Sarg chromosome 8, RoL_Sarg_1.0, whole genome shotgun sequence containing:
- the LOC144079467 gene encoding low-density lipoprotein receptor-related protein 8-like isoform X1; the encoded protein is MGHLGGLFIFISCITRHHIIAHTLPACHQQLEFRCKHGTCIPREKLCDKHNDCDDGSDEQLCGQLRCQEDEFSCLNSRRCLPSHLMCNGVDDCGDKSDEDSCPSCPSGLFCGPSDSCLHMLRLCDGHADCKDGRDEIQEFCALRRARRPQRDPSCSASEFDCGDGQCILHTWRCDNKADCANASDEKNCEQNECLVNNGGCSHHCVDTTMGFHCECPDHMRLVGNSFCEEVNICLENDFCDQLCIHANDTLACDCIDGYHMTPMRRDCKAKGVDAQLLVSTSQGVVQLVLGGAVSRILAVHKLGPGPLAVLGSNNTLYLAPLGQGLIYWVDFSGKAQDATLLLNVPSPVSGLTVDWIHHLLYWTSLESDCITVSLLDGSVQRQLVTGLDSPCALTVDPLHGLLFWAQCGNFPKIERANLDGQDTMTLVTSLLQHPVALTLDMPRQLLYWLDRGMRSISRVTLDGYHRKTVVESNGYLDQPFHLVVFEGFVYWSDQDTNSVCRANKHSGSDFQLLLTNVSSPAGIAIIQPVLQPNRSAACGKPGKVCEHKCVVDLLPETVSFHCSGKGDNPSKGIPAISRTIPASLLSHHEIIGILSVIVFLSVLLVGTLLWWWRNEFRPTRNLTEQSFCLKESQDPLIHRPHACLSKETLKLDLESE
- the LOC144079467 gene encoding low-density lipoprotein receptor-related protein 8-like isoform X2, producing the protein MGHLGAHTLPACHQQLEFRCKHGTCIPREKLCDKHNDCDDGSDEQLCGQLRCQEDEFSCLNSRRCLPSHLMCNGVDDCGDKSDEDSCPSCPSGLFCGPSDSCLHMLRLCDGHADCKDGRDEIQEFCALRRARRPQRDPSCSASEFDCGDGQCILHTWRCDNKADCANASDEKNCEQNECLVNNGGCSHHCVDTTMGFHCECPDHMRLVGNSFCEEVNICLENDFCDQLCIHANDTLACDCIDGYHMTPMRRDCKAKGVDAQLLVSTSQGVVQLVLGGAVSRILAVHKLGPGPLAVLGSNNTLYLAPLGQGLIYWVDFSGKAQDATLLLNVPSPVSGLTVDWIHHLLYWTSLESDCITVSLLDGSVQRQLVTGLDSPCALTVDPLHGLLFWAQCGNFPKIERANLDGQDTMTLVTSLLQHPVALTLDMPRQLLYWLDRGMRSISRVTLDGYHRKTVVESNGYLDQPFHLVVFEGFVYWSDQDTNSVCRANKHSGSDFQLLLTNVSSPAGIAIIQPVLQPNRSAACGKPGKVCEHKCVVDLLPETVSFHCSGKGDNPSKGIPAISRTIPASLLSHHEIIGILSVIVFLSVLLVGTLLWWWRNEFRPTRNLTEQSFCLKESQDPLIHRPHACLSKETLKLDLESE